A single Ziziphus jujuba cultivar Dongzao chromosome 11, ASM3175591v1 DNA region contains:
- the LOC107431641 gene encoding DNA-(apurinic or apyrimidinic site) endonuclease, chloroplastic isoform X7 gives MGSRRPISSSSRPILAISEDKKKDKPLKGLMATNPNLEKPVIKEHRAESSSDEFESFKDDPSSIEKMTVQELRTTLRRVGVPAKGSKRDLVSALKVYAAKKINGEHCQMTEDKILSISAESLSEDREDENLYDEDGVKNVSAFSEVHGIQRSKRRLKQSGVEYKVVTTRQKLSAKTDEVSGGKLSRTKRKVSSESATVGVKTDEEVNTPTMESEPWTVLAHKKPQKGWIPYNPKTMRPPPLNGDTKSVKLMSWNVNGLRALLKLEGFSALELAQREDFDVLCLQETKLQKKDIEGIKRSLIDGYENSFWTCSVSKLGYSGTAIISRIKPLSVRYGLGIADHDSEGRLVTAEFDSFYLISGYVPNSGDGLKRLSYRVTEWDTSLSNYMKELEKSKPVVLTGDLNCAHEEIDIFNPAGNKRSAGFTDEERQSFGTNFLSKGFVDTFRRQHPGVVGYTYWGYRHNGRKTNKGWRLDYFLVSESIADKVHDSYILPDVTGSDHCPIGLVLEL, from the exons ATGGGTTCTAGACGACCCATTTCCAGTTCTTCGAGACCCATTTTGGCAATCTCCGAGgacaagaaaaaagataaacctTTGAAAGGATTGATGGCGACGAACCCAAATCTCGAGAAGCCTGTTATTAAG GAACATAGAGCGGAGAGCAGTTCAGATGAGTTTGAGAGTTTTAAGGATGACCCGTCAAGCATTGAGAAAATGACAGTTCAGGAACTGAGAACTACATtgag GAGGGTTGGGGTTCCTGCCAAAGGTAGTAAACGTGACCTTGTATCGGCCTTGAAGGTGTATGCGGCCAAGAAGATAAATG GTGAGCATTGTCAAATGACAGAAGATAAAATCTTGTCCATTTCTGCTGAAAGCCTTTCAGAGGATAGGGAAgatgaaaatttatatgatgaagatggagTTAAAAATGTCAGCGCTTTTTCAGAGGTTCATGGAATTCAACGGAGTAAGAGAAGGTTGAAACAATCCGGAGTTGAATATAAGGTTGTAACAACTAGACAGAAGTTGTCAGCTAAAACTGATGAGGTTTCAG GCGGGAAGCTCTCAAGGACAAAGAGGAAAGTATCTTCCGAGAGTGCTACTGTTGGTGTTAAGACTGATGAGGAAGTTAATACACCCACAATGGAATCTGAACCATGGACAGTTCTTGCCCACAAGAAGCCTCAGAAAGGTTGGATTCCTTATAATCCTAAAACCATGAGGCCTCCACCTCTTAATGGTGATACAAAGTCTGTGAAGCTAATGTCTTGGAATGTCAATGGATTGAGAGCGTTGTTGAAGTTAGAGGGATTCTCTGCACTGGAACTTGCTCAAAGGGAGGATTTTGATGTATTATGCTTGCAGGAGACCAAACTGCAG aaaaaggatattgaaggAATTAAGCGGAGTCTGATAGATGGCTATGAAAATAGTTTCTGGACGTGTAGTGTTTCCAAGCTTGGTTATTCTGGAACTGCAATTATTTCACGG ATAAAGCCACTTTCAGTCAGATATGGCCTCGGCATAGCAGATCATGATAGTGAGGGGCGGCTAGTGACAGCTGAATTTGATTCATTTTATCTGATTAGTGGATATGTTCCTAATTCTGGAGATGGTCTGAAGAGACTG TCATACAGGGTCACAGAATGGGATACATCCCTCAGCAATTACATGAAA GAACTCGAAAAGTCAAAGCCTGTTGTTTTAACTGGTGATCTGAATTGTGCTCATGAAGAGATAGACATATTTAACCCTGCT GGAAACAAAAGAAGTGCTGGTTTTACAGATGAAGAAAGGCAATCATTTGGGACAAACTTCTTGTCTAAGGGATTTGTGGATACCTTTAGGAGACAACATCCTGGTGTTGTAGGATATACTTACTGGGGTTATAGACACAACGGacgcaaaactaacaaag GGTGGCGGCTCGATTACTTCCTTGTATCAGAATCCATTGCGGACAAGGTTCACGACTCCTACATTCTCCCTGATGTTACCGGTAGTGATCATTGCCCTATTGGCCTTGTACTCGAGCTGTAG